The following are from one region of the Sorghum bicolor cultivar BTx623 chromosome 2, Sorghum_bicolor_NCBIv3, whole genome shotgun sequence genome:
- the LOC8059008 gene encoding uncharacterized protein LOC8059008, producing the protein MCPGLSHLVKLDVLIVIATHVHLGLGMVARLVIWVIAGSCLKTTHANKFDGKTEFRAAPTPLSGEQILECTKDINHIFGKDPSRKKPASKRRKEGEPLVILKRRCIWFKLPYWKDLMLRHNFDFMHIGKNVSESLVNTFLGTEGKSKDNLNSRLDLQALGIRSDLHPIEVDGQLYLPPAPYSMSPDEKKLFCQVLKGVKFPDGYASDIRQNIHVNERKIFGLKSHESHIILQHLLPLAVRKILPETVSAAVIRICNFFKKLSSPVIRISDMENLEVEIAKTLSLLETIFLPSFFDIMVHLMVHLPAQAKIAGPVHFRSMWPVERYLMRLKGSVRTKSHPEGSMMEWSNFT; encoded by the coding sequence ATGTGTCCGGGTCTGTCACATCTGGTGAAGCTGGATGTCCTGATTGTCATAGCTACACATGTTCACTTAGGCTTGGGAATGGTAGCAAGACTTGTTATATGGGTCATCGCAGGTTCTTGCCTGAAAACCACCCATGCTAATAAGTTTGATGGTAAAACTGAATTTAGGGCAGCACCTACTCCACTTTCTGGGGAGCAGATTTTGGAGTGCACTAAAGACATTAATCATATTTTTGGTAAAGATCCTTCTAGAAAGAAACCAGCAAGCAAGAGACGTAAGGAAGGAGAGCCATTGGTCATACTGAAAAGGAGATGTATATGGTTTAAACTACCTTATTGGAAAGATTTGATGTTGCGACATAACTTTGACTTCATGCACATAGGAAAAAACGTGAGTGAAAGCTTAGTTAATACATTCCTAGGCACAGAAGGGAAATCCAAGGATAATTTGAATTCTCGTTTGGACCTTCAAGCTCTAGGTATTAGAAGTGATCTCCACCCTATTGAAGTGGATGGCCAACTTTATTTACCACCAGCTCCATACTCAATGAGTCCCGATGAGAAGAAATTATTCTGTCAAGTCCTGAAGGGGGTCAAGTTTCCTGATGGATACGCCTCTGATATACGTCAAAATATACATGTTAATGAGAGGAAGATATTTGGCCTTAAGAGTCACGAGAGCCACATTATTTTACAACACTTGCTTCCACTAGCTGTGAGAAAAATATTGCCTGAAACTGTGAGTGCTGCAGTGATCCGTATATGTAATTTTTTCAAGAAACTTTCCTCCCCTGTCATTCGAATAAGTGATATGGAAAATTTAGAGGTTGAAATAGCTAAAACATTGAGCCTTCTTGAGACTatattccttccttccttctttGACATCATGGTCCACTTGATGGTTCATCTTCCTGCCCAAGCAAAGATAGCTGGACCAGTTCATTTTCGTAGTATGTGGCCTGTGGAGAGGTATCTGATGAGACTGAAGGGTTCTGTTCGTACAAAAAGTCACCCTGAGGGATCAATGATGGAGTGGTCTAATTTTACATAA
- the LOC110432761 gene encoding uncharacterized protein LOC110432761 has protein sequence MDHPAGVDPPADNAVRCLQYTSSDEDQSRPAPTMDDRVARKRPMVVEPSPTEAILAGMAADPSMGQGSTSHAPKRRRLVRIVDDDNEEDETAPSLVRRPHGRPNVAPIDAGWVTRDPPAAHVEPVHPRGIEAAAVAGRTRRRFFTAAHQSSDLAASDVDPGNVAGQRTAEPAVADENAAEQTAREQPLGDHWAGHKEIAETEEAQRVERAAKWLVDEVKGAMKTAKYRKMSFDQIEGLEEEIERLRKEMDQLDQERASVMETDCRVGEELKNKNRELAVLKVNTKKHLDELVKERYSWKTNCIKLWKGVAPVLDLISPELPKDQPRAPKLTPVEKVQQAWGWLQQFVKDAGEFAEAHVLSMLESRQAVAEKDIDGATPVNEHALEPDAVDARVQDQWEAP, from the exons ATGGACCATCCTGCTGGGGTGGACCCGCCGGCAGACAATGCTGTTCGGTGTCtccaatacaccagcagcgacgAGGACCAGAGCCGTCCAGCACCGACCATGGATGACAGGGTGGCTAGGAAAAGGCCAATGGTTGTGGAGCCATCCCCCACGGAAGCAATTCTAGCGGGGATGGCTGCAGACCCTTCGATGGGCCAAGGATCGACCAGCCATGCCCCCAAGCGTCGCCGGCTTGTGAGGATTGTCGACGACGACAACGAAGAGGACGAGACGGCCCCGTCCTTGGTCCGGAGACCACACGGCCGCCCTAACGTCGCGCCGATCGACGCTGGTTGGGTGACCAGGGACCCGCCTGCCGCGCACGTCGAGCCGGTACATCCTAGAGGAATAGAAGCGGCAGCGGTGGCCGGACGAaccaggagaaggttcttcacgGCGGCGCACCAGAGCTCCGACCT TGCGGCCTCGGATGTTGATCCGGGCAACGTTGCCGGCCAGAGAACAGCCGAACCGGCAGTTGCCGATGAAAATGCCGCCGAGCAGACCGCCCGCGAGCAGCCC CTTGGGGACCACTGGGCCGGCCACAAGGAGattgccgagaccgaggaggcccaGAGGGTAGAGCGCGCTGCTAAGTGGCTTGTTGATGAAGTTAAG ggtgcaatgaaaacggcgaagtaccgaaaaatGAGCTTCGACCAAATCGAAG GTCTGGAGGAGGAGATCGAGCGTCTCCGAAAAGAGATGGACcagctcgaccaggagcgtgccAGTGTGATGGAGACCGACTGCAGGGTTGGCGAGGAACTGAAGAACAAGAATCGGGAGTTGGCTG TGCTTAAAGTCAACACTAAGAAGCACCTCGATGAGTTGGTCAAGGAACGGTACTCCTGGAAGACGAACTGCATCAAGCTCTGGAAAGGAGTTGCCCCAGTACTTGacttgatcagtcccgagctccctaaggaccagccccgcgcgccgaaactGACCCCGGTCGAAAAGGTGCAGCAAGCGTGGGGCTGGCTTCAGCAATTCGTCAAGgatgccggggagtttgccgaagcacacgtcctcagcatg CTTGAGAGtaggcaagctgttgcggaaaaggataTCGACGGAGCTACCCCCgtcaacgagcacgcgctcgaacctgacgctgttgatgcacGGGTCCAGGATCAGTGGGAAGCGCCCTAG